Below is a window of Lebetimonas sp. JH292 DNA.
GGATGATGTGGCCAACAGTATTTGATCCGTTTAAAGAATTACAAGATATAGAAAGAAGATTGGGAGCAGTTCTTGGAGCAAACAAACCTGTTCAAAAAGTGGAAGCTTTTACACCTGCTGTAAATGAAAAGGCAGATGAAAACGGCTATTATGTCGAAGTCGATTTGCCCGGCGTTAAAAAAGAAGATATTAATATCAGCGTAAATGAAGGAATTTTGAGTATCTCAGGTGAAAGAAAACTTGAGAAAAAAGAAGAAAAAGAAAATTATACAAGAATTGAAAGCTTTTTTGGAAGATTTGAAAGAAGCTTTAAATTGCCTTCAGATGCAGACGCTGAAAAAATTGAAGCAAAATTTGAAGATGGGGTGTTAAAAGTGTTTATTCCAAGAAAACCTAAAGCCGAAGGTAAAAAAATAGAAATTAAATAAGGGGTTTTCCCTTATTTAATTATTAATTTATAAGTGACAGACACTTATAATTGTTTATTTGTATAAATTATTAAATTTTTAATCAGTCCTACCTTTTAAAAAGTTAATTCTATTTTAATAATTATGATATAATTTGCCCCAAAAAGGGCAAAAATGTTGGAAAAAATATTTAAACTTTCAGAAAAAAACACAAATGTTTCTACAGAGGTGAGAGCAGGATTAACTACATTTTTAGCTATGATGTATATAGTGCCTGTAAACGCTTCCATTATGAGTCTGACGGGAATGCCGTTTGATGAGCTTATTACGGCAACTGCAATCGTAACTATGATTTCCACCATATTAAACGGTATCTGGTCTAATACTCCTGTAGCTATGAGTGTAGGAATGGGGCTTAATGCATATTTTACTTTTGGTTTGGTTAAAGGAATGCATATTCCATGGCAGAGCGCCCTTGGTATTGTAATGATTTCCGGACTTATATTTTTAGCTCTTTCATTTACAAAATTCAGGGTTTGGGTTTTGGAATCGGTGCCTATTGATGTAAGAAGAGCTATAAGTGCAGGTATCGGAATGTTTATAGCGTTTATAGGGCTTAAGGGAATGGGTGTTATTGTGGATAATCCAGCTACACTTGTAAGTCTTGGAAATTTTCACGATCCTAAAGTTTTACTCGGTGTTTTCGGATTTATAGTGGCTGCTGTACTTTTTGCATACAGAATAAAAGGGGCTTTTATAATAGCTATTATAATCACTTCAATAGTAGCTTGGATACTGGGTTTAGGTGAGCTTCCAAAAGGGATTGTGTCTATGCCTTCTGGAATAGGAGATATAGCATTTCATTTTGATATAAAAAGTGTGCTTACACTGGCACTTTTACCTGTTATTATGACATTTTTAATTACAGATATGTTTGATACCATCGGTACACTTGCCGGAATTGGTATGAGGGCCGGTTTATTTAAAAAAGGCAGCCGTGAACTTCAAAAAACCCTTGAAGCAGATGCTGCCGCTACCGTAATAGGAGCCAGTCTTGGTACTTCTACCACAACATCGTTTATTGAAAGTGCCGCCGGAGTTGAAGAAGGGGGAAGAACTGGGCTTACCGCTGTGGTTACTGGGCTTTTGTTTATCACAACACTGTTTTTTCTTCCTTTATATAAAGCGATACCTGACAATGCCATTTATCCTATTTTGGTAATGGTTGGGGTTTTAATGTTTAGTGAGCTTAAAAATATCGATTTTTCAGACGGAACCGTAGCTGTTACAAGTTTTATTACAGCTGTTTTAATGCCTCTTACTTATTCTATTACTATAGGTATCAGTGCGGGTTTTGTCATTTATTTAATTTTGGCTTTGTTAAAAAGAGAATTTGATAAAATAAATGTCGGAACTGTAACTCTTGCATTAATAGGATTACTTGCGTTTATTTTTCATTAATTCCTTCTTTTAAGGAAATATCATACAAAATTTTTCTTTTTTTCTCACCACTCACCACCAACCGCTCACCACCCACTAAAATTATTTATGGTATAATTCCATCCCCCTGAACAAAATAGAGGCTTTGCATCTGTTAAAAAACAGTTGCAAGGGCTGGTCTATTGACCTAAGGGGAGATAAAAATAAGTGAAAAGTTAAAAATGAAGAGTGAATTTCTTTTTCACTTTACACATCAGGAACTTAAAATAAGGGGATATTATGAAAGTAAGAGCTTCAGTTAAAAAAATTTGCCCGAAATGCAAAATCGTTAAAAGAAAAGGCGTTGTCAGGGTAATTTGTGAAAATCCAAGACATAAACAAAGACAAGGATAAAATATGGCAAGAATTGCAGGTGTGGACTTACCAAAAAACAAAAAAGTAGAATATGCGCTTCCGTATATTTACGGAATTGGATTAACTCTTAGTAGAAAAATTCTAAAAGACACTGGGATTGATCCAAACAAAAGAGTTTATGAACTAAGCGAAGAAGAAGTTTCAACATTAAACAAAGAAATTCAAAATAATTACATAGTTGAAGGTGAACTTAGAAAAATAGTTCAGCTTAATATCAAAGAACTTATGGATTTAGGGTGTTATAGAGGTTTAAGACACAGACGTGGCCTTCCTGTAAGAGGACAAAGAACAAAAACTAATGCAAGAACCAGAAAAGGTAAGAAAAAAACTGTTGGTGCAAAAGCAAAATAAAGGGTGAATGATGGCAAAAAGAAAAGTAGTTAAAAAGAAAAAAATTAAAAAACAAGTAGGACGTGGAATAGTTTATATTTCAGCTACATTCAATAATACAATGATTACTGTTACTGATGAAATGGGTAATGCTTTATGCTGGAGCTCTTCAGGGCATTTGGGATTTAAAGGAAGTAAAAAATCCACTCCGTTTGCTGCACAGCAGGCAGTTGAAGATGCTATGGCTAAAGCAAAAGAATATGGAATTAAAGAAGTAGGAATTAAAGTACAAGGACCAGGTGGCGGTAGAGAGACAGCAGTTAAAACTGTCGGTGCAATTGAAGGAATTAAAGTACTTTGGATGAAAGACATTACTCCTCTGCCACATAACGGTTGTAGACCAAGAAAAAGAAGAAGGGTGTAACGATGGCAAGATATACAGGACCGGTTGAAAGAATCGAAAGAAGACTTGGAGTAAGTTTAGAGCTTAAAGGTGAAAGAAGATTAGCTGGTAAATCTGCACTTGATAAAAGACCATACGCACCGGGTCAACATGGACAAAGAAGAACAAAAATTTCAGAATACGGATTACAGCTTAGAGAAAAACAAAAAATTAAATATTATTACGGTGTACTTGAAAAACAATTTAGAAAATTTTTCCAAGAAGCAAACAGACAAGAGGGCTCAACAGGGGAAAACTTAATTAAATTACTTGAGAGAAGACTTGACAATGTTGTTTACAGAATGGGATTTGCATCTACTAGAAGATTTGCAAGACAGCTTGTAACGCACGGACATATTTTGGTTAACGGTAAAAAAGTCAATATTCCTTCATATTTGGTAAAAGAAGGTGACAGAATAGAAATTAAAGAAAAAACTAAAAATAATACTCAAATTCAAAGAGCTTTAGAATTATCTAAACAAACTGGAATAGCCCCTTGGGTTGATGTAGATATGGATAAAAAAGTAGGCGTATTCCAAAGAATTCCTGATAGAAGTGAAGTAAACATTCCAGTAGAAGAAAGATTAGTAGTTGAGTTGTACTCTAAATAATAGGGGTTAAAAAATGAATAAAATTAAAACAGAAGTTATTGTCCCAAGTGAAGTTTCATATAAAGAAGAAGAAAATAAAGCAAATATTGAAATTTATCCTTTTGAAGCTGGGTTTGGGGTAAGCGTAGCCCATCCCATAAGAAGGGTTCTTATTGCTTCCACTCCCGGTTTTGCTCCCGTTGCTATGAAAATAGAAGGGGTAAAACACGAGTTTGATTCACTAAAAGGTATGCTTGAAGATGTTGCAAGCTTTATTATTAATATTAAAAACATCAGATTTAAATTAAAAGAAGGTGACGAGGCAGTAGTAGATTATCATTTTGTAGGTCCCAAAGAAATTAAAGGGGCCGACTTGGAAAATGATAAAATAGAAATTGTTACACCTGAGAATTATATAGCCACGCTTAATGAAGAAGGCGAGCTTAAACTTACATTAATTATAAAAAAAGGGATGGGATTTGTAGCCGTTGAAAATTTCAGAGATTCTCTTCCTGAAGGATTTATAGGACTTGATGCATATTTCAGCCCGATTAAAAAAGTTGTTTATAATATAGAAAACATATTGGTTGAAGACGACCCTAATTTTGAAAAAGTTATTTTCGAAATTGAAACAGACGGACAAATTTCTCCTATAGAGGCGTTTAAAAATGCAATAGATGCGTATTTGAAACAATTCAGTATATTTACAAAAGAATTTAACATTGAAACAAAAACAGCCAAAAATGTAATTTTGGATGATACTTACGATATATTATTCGAACCGATAGAGGGCTTAAATCTCAGAAGTAGAAGTTTTAATGCGCTTGATAGGGCCGGAATCAAATATGTTGGTGAACTTGTTTTAATGGGTAAAGAAAAAATAGCCAATATTAAAAATTTAGGGGCAAAATCACTTGAAGAAATATTTGATAAATTAGATGAAATAGGATTTTCTATCAATAAAACACTGCCGCTTGAAATTAAAAAAGTTATTGAAGAAAAATTATCAAAACTTAAGGAGAATTAATGAGACACAGACACGGATACAGAAAACTGGGAAGAGACAGCGAGCACAGAGCCGCACTTCTTAGAAACTTGGCATGCGATTTGATTGAGCATGAAAAAATTGAAACAACCGTTCCTAAGGCGAAAGAGCTTAGAAGATATATTGAAAGATTAGTAACTCGTGCAAAAAATGCTGATTTTAATACGCACAGATTCATATATTCAAAACTTGGAAGCAACAAAAGAGCAAAAGCGGCGACTCAAAAATTAATTGATATTATTGCTCCTAAATTTAAAGAAAGAAACGGTGGATATACCAGAATTATTAAAACAAGATTCAGAATCGGCGATGCGGCTGAATTATGTACAATTGAATTTATTCAGGATTAACCCTCTTTTTCTTTTCCCCTATTGATTTAATTAATTTAATTTGTTATATTTAGCAAAAAAGGATAAATATGGCTGAAATTCCATTTTCCAATGAAGAGCTTAAAGAGGCTGTAGCCGGTGTAATTGAAGAGCTTCGTCCTATGCTTCAGATGGACGGGGGCGATGTTACATTGATAGATGTTCAAAAACCTGTTGTATTTGTTCAGCTTCAGGGCGGATGTGTAGGATGTGCAAGTGCCGGGGCCACGCTTAAATACGGTATTGAAAAAGCCCTTAAAGAAAAGATTTATCCGGATTTGGCAGTAATGAATGTGCCGCACGGATATGAGGATAAATTAGATGAGTTACTCAAATATTCATTCTGAAATAAAAGCTATTTTAAAAGAGGCGATTGAGAAAAAAGATTATAAAAAAGTTATGAAAATAATAAATTCCCTGTTTTTGGAAAATGATATAAATCCTGAAGCAATGAACGGTATTTTGTTTAAAGATGTAAAAGAAATTATTAAAACAAAAGAGGATTTGGAAAATATAATTCTTTCAACAAAAGTAATTTTTGAAAAAAAAGAAGAAGTGCTTGAATTTTTTGAACTTTTATTAAAGTACGGATTCAGGGAAAACGCTATTAATTATTTTGAAGATTTGATATTTAATATAGATGATTTGGATTTAATAGAAGGATTTAATACACTTTTAAAACAATGAATTATGAAAAATTAATAAATAAAAATTTAATTACAGATAATACAGAAGAATTAAATAAAAATAAATTTTTTTTAAAAACTTTTCAAAACGCCAAATATTCAAAACATATAAACTCTTTTTTAACCCCGGAAGATTTATTAAAAAACATTAAAACAAAATTTATAGGAATAACCGGTACCAACGGAAAAACAACCACCGCTTTTGTACTTGGGTATCTGCTGAAAAATTTAGGATACAATGTGGCTGTTCAAGGCACAGATGGGCTTTTTGTAAACGGAAAAAAAGTTGAAGAAAAAACGCTTACAACCCCTTCAATATTTACTACAATAAAAAGGGCTTACAGATATAAACCAGATTTTTTTATTATGGAAGTAAGCTCACACGCAATTGCACAAAACAGAATTGAAGGAATAGAATACTCGGCAAAAATATTAACTTCGTTTTCTCAGGACCATTTAGACTATCATAAATCAATGCAGGAATATAAAAAAGTTAAAGAAAGTTTTTTTCAGGACGAAGCTGTCAAAATAATTAATGGCAAGTTAAAAGTTAAAAGTGAAAAGTGTAAAGTAGAAGTAGGCGGATATGATTTTAATGTAAATTGCAAAAATTTGTATGTTTTAGAAAAACCTATAATTGAAAATATTCCAATGGCTGGAGAATTTAACAAAATGAATTTTTCTCTTGCAATTAAAACAGCTGAATTATTAACTAACTATTCACTACTCACTACTCACTATTCACTTTTTAGAGGTGTTCCCGGCAGAATGGAAATAGTATCTATTAATCCTCTGATAATTGTAGATTTTGCCCATACTCCCGACGGAATGCAAAAAGTAATAAGTTCTGTTAAAGGTAAAAAATTAGTGGTTTTCGGTGCAGGAGGAAACAGGGACAGGGAAAAAAGAGCAAAGATGGGGGCAGTTGCAGACGAACTGGCTGAATATATAATTCTTACAAACGATAATCCAAGGTGTGAAAATCCTGTTAATATAATAGAAGATATAAAAAAAGGAATTAAAAAAACGCCTTTTGAAATAATCGTAAATAGAAAAGAGGCTATAAAAAGGGCTGTTGAAATTTCAAAAAATTTTGATGCAGTTCTGATTTTAGGAAAAGGAGATGAAAAATATATGGAATTTTGCAATAAAAAAATCCCTTTTAGTGACAAAAAAGAAATATTAAAATATTTGCACTAAATTAATATTATATTAATGTTTTAATATATAATGCGAATGTGATATAATAATATAAAGATATATAAATGCAAATACCAAAAAAAGAATATTTAATTGAGTGGAATTCTGGGTTTAAGGAGATTAAATGAATATAAAAATGCTTTACAGCAAAATTCACAGGGCAACCGTAACAGATGCCAATTTAAATTATGTGGGCTCCATTACTATTGATGAAGAACTGATTGAAAAAGCAAAAATGCTTGTAGGTCAAAAAGTGGATATTGTAAATATCAATAACGGGGAGAGATTTTCCACTTATGTAATTAAAGGAAAAAAAGGCAGCGGCGAAGTGTGTTTAAACGGTGCGGCGGCAAGAAAAGTGCATGTAGGGGATAAAATTATTATTATTGCTTATGCGTCTATGGAGCTTGAAGAAGCAAAAAAATTTAAACCGTCTGTTATAATTGTAAATGACAATAATGAAATAATTGAAATTACAGATAATTTAAAGGCTGAGTGATGAAAACTATTGAAATAAAAATAAACAATACCTATTTAGTAAATTAATTAAAAAACAAAAAAATTAAGCCTTAAATGAAATATGAAGTTAGGATTTTAGAAACTGCTAAAACAAGAAATTAAAAAATTAACAAAAAAATATAAAAATATAAAAGAAGATTTAAAGGACTTAGTAAGTATCTTTAAAACGGGATAGAATTAGGAGATTCTTTTTATAAATTAAGAATAAAAAATTCTTCTTCTAAAAGAACAGTATCTGTTATCTTTATTAAAGGAGTAAAATGTTTGGAAATATGGATTTAAACGAAATGATGAAAAAACTTCAGGAAAGTATGGCTGAGGCTGACACTAAAACATATACCGCTGCGGCGGGAGGGGGAATGGTTGAAGCAACCGCAAACGGAAAATTTGAAATAATAGATTTGAAAATAGATGATTCCCTGCTTGATGACAAAGAATCAATGCAGATTTTAATTATGAGTGCTGTGAATGATGCTGTTAAAATGGCTTTGGAAGATAAAAAAACACAGGCTCTCAATATGTTCGGCGGGCTTAATTTGGGACAATGAAAAAAATAATATTTATAATCCCCCTTTTTTTGTTTGCTTTTATAGATTTTTCTCCCTGCCTTAAAAAATATTCTTTTATTGAAATGTCAATACCTGTTTCTAAAAATTCAAGTATAGTTTTTGATAATAAAAACTGCATAAAATACGACCCTTTTACAGGAATGTGCCTGATTAAAGAAAAGAATAAAAAAACGATTAAATTTTATGATAATCCAAAGCTTGCATGGTGGATGGCATCAATTAAAAAAAATAAAATTTATGTGGGAAATTTTGCCGAGGATATGAACTTCTTAACCCCCGCAAAACTCAGTGTAAAAACACTTAAAAATTCTGTTATCTCAGATATGTTCTGCAGGGCTTATGGGATAGGCAGGGCAGACGGATTTATAAAAAGTGAATATATTAAACATTTTATAAAGTACGGCTGTTGGGGGGATGTGGGAATTGATACTGATGAAAATATGAAAATCATCTCTTTTGACCCTTTTTATGTAAAAGGGCTCAGGCTGGGAGAAAAAATAATTTCAATAAATGCCCGTCCGGCAACTCCGCAGATTTTTTCAAAATATATTTTGCTTGGAAAACCGGGAAATATTGTAAAGATTAAAACTGCCAAACATATATATAAAATCAGGATTAGAAAAAAAGAATACGGTTTTACACCTCTAATGCATTTAGGAATTGTTGTAGATAAAAATTTAACAGTTATAAAACTTCCGGATAATCTGAAAGAAAAATATTATATTAAAGAAGGAGCAAAACTGATAAAAATAAACAACAAAAAAATTTCTTCTTTCAATGAGCTTAAAAAGGTGCTTTCCACTTATAAAAATGTTACAATTACATTGAATTTTCAAGGTATAATATTAAATATTCCCTTAAGGTAAGTAATGGAAGACTTTATAAAAAAAAATTTAATTAGCGCCAAAAGCTTTCATCCCTTTTTTGAAAAAGCGTTAAACGAAATGCTAATAGCCGGAGGAAAAAGATTTAGACCGAAACTTCTTTTGGCGGTGGTAAACGCATATAATCCGCTTTTAGCGGATAATGCTAAATATGCGGCTTTTGCAATTGAACTTATTCATACATATTCTTTAATTCACGATGATTTGCCCGCAATGGACAATGCGGCTCTCAGACGGAACCATCCAACCCTTCATACAACTTATGATGAAACAACCGCTATTTTGGTCGGAGATGCCTTAAATACATATGCTTTTGAGGTTTTAAGCAAAGCCCCGTTGCATAATGATATAAAAATAGAACTTATTAAAATCCTCTCAAATGCGGCAGGTCCGAACGGAATGGTTTTAGGCCAGGCGGTTGACTGTTATTTTGAAAATAAAAAGCTTAATTTGGATGAGCTTAAATTTTTACATATAAATAAAACTGCAAAAATGATAGCTGCATCTCTTAAAATGGGGGCTATTATTGTAAATAAACCTAATTTGGCCGATAGGCTTTATGATTTTGGACTTAAACTTGGGCTTTTATTTCAAATTCAAGATGATTTACTTGATTTGCTTGATTCATCAAAAACAGGGAAAACAACGGGCGTGGATGAAAATAAAAATACATTCGTTACTGTTTTGGGAGAAGAAGAAGCAAGAAAAAAGGCGGATAATTTAGCAGGTGAAATAGAAAAAGAAATAAAAAATTTTGATGAAAATTTAAAAAATGAGCTTGAAAAAATTTTAAGTAAATATTTAAATAGGCATAGAGTTATTAAAAGAAAATAAAGATTTGGAAGTGTTGCAAGGGGAGAAGATACTAAAAACAGTGATATTGATATTGTTTATATCAGATAAATTTCATACTTTTGATAACTATTTCGATTTAAAGTATAAATTAGAAGATAAATTTAAAAGAAAAATTGATTTAGCTACAAAAGAGATGATAAGAGAGGATATTATTAATGCATAGAGATAAATCTCTTTTTTTAGATGACATATTAGAATCTGTTAATGCTATTGAAAGTTATGTTGTTTATATAGATTAAGCTTTTAAAGAAGCTTATGAGAATACTTAAGATATTTAGAAATACTGTCTCTTATAAAGGAGGATAAAATAAATAGCAANAAAAAAATGGCAGATACAATAAGGTTTTTGGCGGCTGATATGGTGCAAAAGGCGAATTCGGGGCATCCCGGGGCCGCTTTGGGCCTAGCTGATATAATGGTGGAGCTCAGTGAAGTTATCAATCTGACCCCGCATAACCCTCATTTTATAAACAGGGACAGACTGGTGTTTTCAGGCGGGCATGCAACGCCGCTTATTTATTCAATGCTTTATTTATGGGGATATGATATTACAATGGATGATTTGAAAAATTTCAGGCAGCTTGGCAGCATTACCCCGGGTCATCCAGAATTCGGGCATACTCCTGGGATTGAAGTGACAACTGGACCTCTTGGTCAAGGCGTGGCAAATGCCGTAGGCTTTGCAATGGCCAAAAAATTTTTACATAAAAAATTTCCGGAAATTAGCCATAAAGTGTGGTGTCTGTGCGGTGACGGGGATTTGGAAGAGGGCATAAGTTATGAAGCCTGTTCAATTGCCGGAAGCGAAGGGCTTGAAGATTTGATTTTAATATACGACAGTAATAATATTTCTATTGAAGGCGAGGTCAGCAAAGTATTTAAAGACGATATTAAAAAAAGGTTTGCTTCCCAAAATTTCAGAGTGCTTGAAATGAATGGGCATGATTATGAAGATATTGCCAAAACACTTAAAAAAGCACTTCAAACGGACGGAAGACCTACTATTATAATAGCAAAGACAATTATCGCAAGGGGTGCTGTCGGGCTTGAAGGAAGCGAAAAAACACACGGCGCGCCTCTTGGTGAAGATGTTATAAAGAAAAGTAAAAAAGCAGCCGGATTTCCTGATGATAAAACTTTTTTTGTGCCTGATGATGTACTGGTCAGGTTCAGATGTGTAAAAGAAAAAGGTGAATTATTAGAAGCCGAATGGAGAAAAAAAGCAAATACCCAGGAAATTGAAGAATTTTTTAACAGGGATTTTAGTAAAATTAAATGGCCTGAATTTGAAAAAAATGTCAGCCTTGCCACAAGAAAAAGCAACGGAGAAATTTTAAATGCAATTGCAAAGGCAGTTCCGTCTTTTCTTGGCGGAAGTGCGGATTTGGCCCCGTCAAACAACACCCATTTAAAAGATGAAGATGATTTTCCTCACGGGAGAAATTTACATTTCGGTATCAGGGAACACGCAATGGGGGCTATAAACAATGCCTTTAGCGCATACGGGTTTTTGCCTTACGCTGCCACATTTTTGGTATTTAGCGATTATTTAAGAGGAGCGCTTAGAATATCGGCGCTAAGTTCACATAAAAATTACTGGATATTCACACATGATTCCATTGCACTCGGGGAAGACGGGCCGACCCATCAGCCGGTTGAGCATTTAACGGCGCTTAGGGCTGTTCCTAATCTTTATGTTTTCAGACCCGCAGATGCGAATGAAAATGTAAACTGTTGGAAGACGGCACTTAATATCGACGCACCGGTTGCTTTTGCCCTTAGCCGTCAGGGGCTTAAAAACATTACTCCAAAAGATGTTGATTTAAGCATGGGGGCTTATGTTTTAAAAGAAGGTGACGGGGTTACACTCCTTGCAAGCGGAAGTGAAGTGAATTTAGCAATGGAAGTTGCTGAGGAAATTGATGCAAGGGTTGTAAGTGTGCCTTGTTTTGATCTGTTTGATAAACAGACACAGGAATTTAAAAAAGGGCTCTTAAAAGGAAAAGTTATTGCCATTGAAGCCGCACGGGGGCTTGAATGGTATAAATATGCCGATATGGTGATTGGAATGGAAAGTTTTGGCGCAAGTGGAAAGGGAAGTGAAGTTTATAAATATTTCGGATTTGACGCTGAAAAAATTATAAATAAAATAAAGGATAACAAATGATTTTAGCAACACCGGGACCTGTTGAAATCCCTTATTTTGTAAGGGAAACTTTTTTAAAAGAGACAATACACCACAGAACGCCTGAATTTAAACAGATTCTGCTTGATACTCTTGAAAGATTCAAAAAAGTGACCCATCTGCCCGAAGCCGTATTTTTAACAAGTTCCGGAAGCGGGGCTATGGAGGCGGCTGTAACAAACATTGTAAAACAAAAAGCCCTAACAGTAAATGCCGGAAAATTCGGTGAAAGATGGGGAAAAATCTGCAATGCGTTTAATATCCCTTTCAGGGAAATAAAATATGACTGGGATACCCCTGCTGCGGCAGATGATATTGTTGCAGCTGTCGAGGAAGATGAAGAAATAGATTCAATATTTATTCAGATTTGTGAGAGTGCGGGAGGGCTCAGGCATCCGGTTGAAGAAATTGCGGCCGAAGTTAAACTGATAAACCCCGATATCATAATAGTGGCAGATGCTATCACCGCTATGGGGGTTGAAGATATAGATACCGCAAATATCGATGTTTTGGTAGGCGGAAGCCAAAAGGCGTTTATGCTTCCTCCGGGGCTTGCAATGTTAGGTTTCAGTGAAAAAGCCGTTGAAAGGATAGGAAGCGGAAAAGGATTTTATTTTAACCTTGCAAATGAAATAAAAAAACAGCGTGAGGGCTCAACATCTTTTACACCAGCAACAAGTCTGGTTATTGCATTGAATGAAGTGCTTAAAAAATTAGAGAAAATAGGGTTTGAGAAGCATTATGAAACAACGGCTAAAAGACACAGTGCACTGCTTGCGGCTATTGAAGAAATAGGACTTACTGTTTTTCCTCAGGTGCCGGCACCTTCAATGGCTGCGGTTTACAGTGAAAAAGTGGAGGAAATCAGAAAAATATTGAAAGAAAAATATGAAATCAATGTTGCGGGAGGCCAGGATTTTATGAAAGGCAAACTCTTTAGAATCAACAATATGGGAATAATAGAAGAAAATAAAATGGAGTATATTGTTAATTCACTTGAACTTGCTTTAGATGAGCTTGGAATCAGAAAATATGACGGCAGTGCACTCAGAACATATACCGAGGAGAGAAAATAGATGATTTTTAAACATGAAATCCCGTCCGGGAGCAGATTTTATTTCGGCAGTAGTGCTAAAATAAAAAGGGAAATAGAAAATGTGGCAAGTGAAGTTTTTGATGCCAATGAGTTCGAAGAAATAATCACACCCTATTTTTCCTACCATCAGCAAATTGCATTAAGTGAAAAAGATATTATAAAATTAACCGATACCCAAAATAGAAATTTGGCCCTGAGGGCCGATTCTTCCATCGATGTAATAAGGCTTGTTATTAAAAGGCTTAAAACCGAAGCTAAAAAATGGTTTTATATTCAGCCTGTTTTCAGATATCCGAGTCATGAAATATATCAAATAGGTGCTGAATGGCTTGAAGGGGATTTAAAGGAAA
It encodes the following:
- the panD gene encoding aspartate 1-decarboxylase, whose translation is MNIKMLYSKIHRATVTDANLNYVGSITIDEELIEKAKMLVGQKVDIVNINNGERFSTYVIKGKKGSGEVCLNGAAARKVHVGDKIIIIAYASMELEEAKKFKPSVIIVNDNNEIIEITDNLKAE
- a CDS encoding YbaB/EbfC family nucleoid-associated protein, which codes for MFGNMDLNEMMKKLQESMAEADTKTYTAAAGGGMVEATANGKFEIIDLKIDDSLLDDKESMQILIMSAVNDAVKMALEDKKTQALNMFGGLNLGQ
- a CDS encoding polyprenyl synthetase family protein, coding for MEDFIKKNLISAKSFHPFFEKALNEMLIAGGKRFRPKLLLAVVNAYNPLLADNAKYAAFAIELIHTYSLIHDDLPAMDNAALRRNHPTLHTTYDETTAILVGDALNTYAFEVLSKAPLHNDIKIELIKILSNAAGPNGMVLGQAVDCYFENKKLNLDELKFLHINKTAKMIAASLKMGAIIVNKPNLADRLYDFGLKLGLLFQIQDDLLDLLDSSKTGKTTGVDENKNTFVTVLGEEEARKKADNLAGEIEKEIKNFDENLKNELEKILSKYLNRHRVIKRK
- the tkt gene encoding transketolase, encoding MNSXKKMADTIRFLAADMVQKANSGHPGAALGLADIMVELSEVINLTPHNPHFINRDRLVFSGGHATPLIYSMLYLWGYDITMDDLKNFRQLGSITPGHPEFGHTPGIEVTTGPLGQGVANAVGFAMAKKFLHKKFPEISHKVWCLCGDGDLEEGISYEACSIAGSEGLEDLILIYDSNNISIEGEVSKVFKDDIKKRFASQNFRVLEMNGHDYEDIAKTLKKALQTDGRPTIIIAKTIIARGAVGLEGSEKTHGAPLGEDVIKKSKKAAGFPDDKTFFVPDDVLVRFRCVKEKGELLEAEWRKKANTQEIEEFFNRDFSKIKWPEFEKNVSLATRKSNGEILNAIAKAVPSFLGGSADLAPSNNTHLKDEDDFPHGRNLHFGIREHAMGAINNAFSAYGFLPYAATFLVFSDYLRGALRISALSSHKNYWIFTHDSIALGEDGPTHQPVEHLTALRAVPNLYVFRPADANENVNCWKTALNIDAPVAFALSRQGLKNITPKDVDLSMGAYVLKEGDGVTLLASGSEVNLAMEVAEEIDARVVSVPCFDLFDKQTQEFKKGLLKGKVIAIEAARGLEWYKYADMVIGMESFGASGKGSEVYKYFGFDAEKIINKIKDNK
- a CDS encoding alanine--glyoxylate aminotransferase family protein encodes the protein MILATPGPVEIPYFVRETFLKETIHHRTPEFKQILLDTLERFKKVTHLPEAVFLTSSGSGAMEAAVTNIVKQKALTVNAGKFGERWGKICNAFNIPFREIKYDWDTPAAADDIVAAVEEDEEIDSIFIQICESAGGLRHPVEEIAAEVKLINPDIIIVADAITAMGVEDIDTANIDVLVGGSQKAFMLPPGLAMLGFSEKAVERIGSGKGFYFNLANEIKKQREGSTSFTPATSLVIALNEVLKKLEKIGFEKHYETTAKRHSALLAAIEEIGLTVFPQVPAPSMAAVYSEKVEEIRKILKEKYEINVAGGQDFMKGKLFRINNMGIIEENKMEYIVNSLELALDELGIRKYDGSALRTYTEERK